A window of Micromonospora eburnea genomic DNA:
GCGCCTCGGGAAGCGGACCTCCCGAGGCGCCGGCGCCATCTCGCCCCCACCACAAGGGGTCGGTGGCCCAGCCGCCCGTCGGCGCGGAGCACAACGGACGACCAGGTCAATGGGTGGTTACCCGGCTCACCGCCGTTCGAACCACGCAGCAGAGTCCACCGGCAGGACGTGCCCGTCACCCCGCTCGGTGAGGTCGGCGCTGGCGACGATCGGCCGGCCGTGGCCGGCGACCGTGGCCTCGGCGCCGCTGAGGTTGACCACGCAGGTCAGCTCGGCACCGCCGGCGGTGCGGCGGAAGGCCAGCAGCCCGGGCTCGGTCTCCAGCCAGGTGATGCCGTCGAGGCCGGCCAGCGCCGGGTGCTCGTGCCGGATCCGCAGGGCGGTCCGGTAGAGCTCCAGCGTCGAGCCGGGCACGCCGGCCTGGGCGGCCACCGAGAGGGCACGCCAGGTCGCGGGGGCCGGCAGCCAGCTCAGTTCGCTGCCCGCCGGGCCGAACCCGTACGGGGGCAGCTCGCCGCCCCACGGGATCGGCACCCGGCAGCCGTCCCGGCTCTCGCCGGTACGCAGGAACGCCGGGTCCTGGCGCAGCTCGTCGGGGAGGTCCAGCACCTCCGGCAGGCCCAGTTCCTCGCCCTGGTAGACGTACGCGCAGCCGGGCAGGGAGAGCATCAGAAGGGCGGCGGCCCGGGCACGGCGCAGGCCGACCTCGCCGTCGCCGTACCGGGTGACGTGCCGCTGCCGGTCGTGGTTGGAGAGCACCCAGGTGGTCGGGGCGCCGACGATGGTCGACTCGGCGAGCGCGGTGTCGATCACCTTGCGGAACGAGTCGGCCGACCAGGTGGCGTCGAGGAAGTCGAAGCTGAACGCCTGGTGCAGCTCGTCCGGGCCGATGTAGCGGGCCAGCCGTTGCGGGGTCTCCGCCCACGCCTCGGCCACCGCCATCCGGCCGCCCGGGTAGCTGTCCAGGATCGGCCGCCAGGCGCGGTAGATGTCGTGCACCTCGTCCTGGTCGAAGTACGGCAGCCGGCCCTTGCCGAGCAGTTCGGACTGGCGCTGCCCGGTGGTCATCGAGTTGAAGCCGACGTCCGGCAGGCCCTCGGCCTTGATCATCCCGTGCGCCACGTCGATCCGGAAGCCGTCCACGCCCCGGTCCAGCCAGAACCGCAGGATGTCCTCGAACTCCGCGCGTACCTCCGGGTGGCGCCAGTTCAGGTCGGGCTGGGCCGGGTCGAACAGGTGCAGGTACCACTGGCCGTCGGCGACCCGGGTCCAGGCGGGGCCGCCGAAGATGCTCTCCCAGTCGTTCGGTGGCAGCTCACCGGCCGCACCCTTGCCCTCGGCGAACAGGTAACGCTCGCGCTCGGGTGAGCCGGGGCCGGCGGCGAGCGCCGCCTGGAACCAGGGGTGCCGGCTGGAGGTGTGGTTGGGGACCAGGTCCACGATGATGCGCAGGCCCAGGGCGTGCGCGTCGGTGATCATGGCGTCGAAGTCGGCGAGGTCACCGAAGAGGGGGTCCACGTCCCGGTAGTCGGCCACGTCGTAGCCGGCGTCGACCTGGGGCGAGGTGTAGAAGGGGGTCAGCCAGAGGGCGTCCACCCCGAGGTCACGCAGGTAGGGCAGGCGGGCGCGGATGCCCTGGAGGTCGCCGACGCCGTCGCCGTTCGCGTCCGCGAAGCTGCGGACGTAGACCTGGTAGACGACCGCGGATCGCCACCAGTCGTTGTCGGAGGTCAGCGGCGTGGGATGGGCGGCGGCGGTCATCGGTGACGATCCCCGTTCTGTGGTGCGGGACGGCGGCAGCCCCGCGCCGGCATGGCTGCCGGTTCGGGGCGTCTGAGCAGGATGCCGCCGGAGCGTTGCAAGAGTCAAGCATTTCTTGCGCAAGGAATGCTGCCACCGCCCTGCTGAGGGGCTGGCCCGCCGGGTGGTCGCGTCCCAGTATCCGGGCGGGTGGCCCGGTGGCCGGTGCCAGCCGGCTCAGGCTGGGACGACGAGCGAGGAGGGGGCCGGGCGCTGGGGCTTGGCGCCGGTGCCGGCCTGCCGGAGCACCGCGGTGGAACCGCGTACCACCAGCTCCGGCCGGAACAGGTACTCCGAGTGTGGGGCGGGGTGGCCGTTGATCTCGTCGACCAGGGCCCGGACCGCGGCCACCGCCATGGCCGCCACCGGCTGGCGCATGGTGGTCAGCGGCGGGTCGGTGAAGGCCATCAGCGGGGAGTCGTCGTAGCCGACCACCGAGACGTCGCCGGGGACGGAGAGACCGCGCTGGCGG
This region includes:
- a CDS encoding glycoside hydrolase family 13 protein: MTAAAHPTPLTSDNDWWRSAVVYQVYVRSFADANGDGVGDLQGIRARLPYLRDLGVDALWLTPFYTSPQVDAGYDVADYRDVDPLFGDLADFDAMITDAHALGLRIIVDLVPNHTSSRHPWFQAALAAGPGSPERERYLFAEGKGAAGELPPNDWESIFGGPAWTRVADGQWYLHLFDPAQPDLNWRHPEVRAEFEDILRFWLDRGVDGFRIDVAHGMIKAEGLPDVGFNSMTTGQRQSELLGKGRLPYFDQDEVHDIYRAWRPILDSYPGGRMAVAEAWAETPQRLARYIGPDELHQAFSFDFLDATWSADSFRKVIDTALAESTIVGAPTTWVLSNHDRQRHVTRYGDGEVGLRRARAAALLMLSLPGCAYVYQGEELGLPEVLDLPDELRQDPAFLRTGESRDGCRVPIPWGGELPPYGFGPAGSELSWLPAPATWRALSVAAQAGVPGSTLELYRTALRIRHEHPALAGLDGITWLETEPGLLAFRRTAGGAELTCVVNLSGAEATVAGHGRPIVASADLTERGDGHVLPVDSAAWFERR